ATCGCTGTCAACGCTTTGCGAACTACTCGTCTATGCCGGCAACGCTCTTGACGCCTATGGTAAGCCCATGGCAATTCGCCATGTGGGGAATCGATCTTATCGGAGAATTACCTAAAGCTAAAGGGGACGTTAAGTATGCAGTGGTTGCGgtcgattactttactaaatgggtGGAAGCTATGCCATTGGCTactatcaccgcaaagaaaatcaGGGATTTTGTTTTCAACTCCATCGTGTGCAAGTTTGGAATACCTCACAAGCTTATTTCTGACAACGGAAAGCAATTTTATAGCAAGGAGTTGCGATAACTATGTGAGGAGTTGAAAATCAAGAAGGAGTTTGCagcggtctatcatcctcaaagcaatgggCAGACAGAAGCtgttaacaaaataataaagcataccctcaaaACCAAACTGGAGGAACGCAAAGGaaattggcctgaagaactcccgaaggtgatgtggtcatacaacactacACCGCGATCTACTACGGGGGAAACTCCGTTCATGCTGACTTACGGCTATGAGGCTATGGTCCCATGGAAGTTGGATCGGGATCGCTTCGCAGAGATTGTTACACAAAGGAAGATGTCgaggttaatcaaaggcttcatttgGATCTCTTAGTGGAGACAAGGGAAAATTCTCAGCTAAGGCTCGCAGCGTATCAGCAACGTGCTgtaaggtattataacaagaaggtGAAGGCGCAATTGCTGAAAGTGGGAGATTTGGTACTTAGGAAAGTGATGCCCAACACGAAGAACCCccaacatggagtgtttggagctaattgggaaggaccatacagaATAAAGGCCATTTTGTGGAAAGGGACTTATCACCTTGAGGATATGGAAGGGAAGCTGGTTCCGCGAGCTTGGAACgcggaacatctccgaaagtattaccAGTAAGGCGCGACTTTGGCCCCTTACGTACCtcttttattatatatttagGGCTATGCCCAGATTATaggctagaattaaataaattcctcctagcctagggggtagtgcatgtactacttaccttagaactagttgaagggttattttttcaaaataatttccccacagagcatagtagtcGTGGGACTGGTGCACTGTTGACACCAGAGCGCATTATAAATAAAAAGTTTGAAATTTTCCAAAAAGTTATTTGCTTGGTTTGCTTGGTTGCATGACGCGTCCTAGCCACAGGACGCGCCCTGAGTTATAGTTCTACACAGACGTTAGTTGAAGTAGTGGCTGTCAAAAGAAACAATAAAACTCAAGTAAAAATGGAACTAAGACGTGTACTATTTCCAAGGACGCGTCCAAGATATCTTGGTTGATGCTCTTTCAGATTGAATGTTTAATTTTGACAAAACATAACTAAAAAAGGAAAACAAGTCCTTGCTAAGGTCCTGCCTGAAGGATGAGGTATTTTTTAGGATGAAGGTGAGGCGCGTCAAAACATTAGGACGCGCCCAATTGTGCTTTGTGCCTTGACTAAATAAACAGGTACACCATGGTACCATGCTCATATATTTTCCAAAACGAACAAATACGCGTTCAACTAGAGAGGACGCGCCTGTATATATGAAAGAATAGAATACTTAAGTAAAAAATGCATGGTTAAGGCAGAGAAACTTCATAAAAGTGCAAACGAATGAAATTCCAAAAAATAATCATTACAACTTGCAAGGCTTCAAGGGGCCCGCACCCTAAAGTAGTTCAAATAAAATGACTTCATGAATAAacataggacgcgtcctaagCAGGAGGCACGTCATGTGGCTTGTCTTGGTCGCCTACAGGAGGAGGTTGAGTCTGAAGTGGATTAGGAGTAGGGGACGCGTCCTCTTCCTCTAAGCCCAGGAAAATTCTCTTGCTTTTGATAGAGTCTGTGGCCCTGACCCTGAAGTCCTTGACCCATATCTGGGTGTCTGCATCAAACTTTGAAAAGGTATACTCTGGGTCATTTGCAATAAACCCAGAGCACCACTCTTAAAACCCAGCCTGGAAGCCATGCTGGTAAACTAGCTTTTTCTCTTCTGTCCATCCATGCAGCCTGTCATCGTTCAGAGTGTCAAGCTCCAGCTGCATGGTGGAATTCAGCACGATAACACTATCCATCGTTTTCTCCAAAGAGGAGACATTACCTTCCAACACAACCTTTTCTGCCTCAAGACGCGCCCTCTCCTCCTCCAGGCGTTTAATCTCAGCACCTTTCTCTTGGACAAGCAGGGTAATGTATTTTTCCAGAGATTTAACCTTGTCTTCAGCCTGGCTCTTTGCAGTGTCGGTGGCAGCAAGACGCGCCCTAAGCCTTGCAGCCATATTAGCAC
This sequence is a window from Apium graveolens cultivar Ventura chromosome 9, ASM990537v1, whole genome shotgun sequence. Protein-coding genes within it:
- the LOC141686540 gene encoding uncharacterized protein LOC141686540, yielding MEVGSGSLRRDCYTKEDVEVNQRLHLDLLVETRENSQLRLAAYQQRAVRYYNKKVKAQLLKVGDLVLRKVMPNTKNPQHGVFGANWEGPYRIKAILWKGTYHLEDMEGKLVPRAWNAEHLRKYYQ